The DNA sequence TTTTTATGAATAATCGTAAGCGAAAAGAAAACAGGTTAAATATAAGATAGGCAGGGGAGAAGGATGCTATTTATATGCATTACCTTAGGAACCCTTGTCGCTGTTTTTCTTTGGGCCTTTCTATCTCTGGCTAAAATTCGGATAAAGAATGGCAAAATCAGAAAAAGCAGGTTTAAAATTCGCTGTTCGCGCAATGCGGACTTCGGATTGGGGTTATATTAGCGGCAATAGTTACTAGCGCACAATGCCTAAAAGAGCTTGCCCTAAGGAATCTCTTGTGGTATCTTATCTTCATTCGGGATCTTTAAGAAGTTAGAGCCCTACGGAATAGGTCCCGCCAAAAATAAACGCCTTCTCTACCCTCGGAAATGCTCAAAAAACTGCTCTTATCTTTTCTATGGGTTTTTGTCTCAAAGACCTGTCTTTATAGATGAGGCGGTATTTAGACCAGGGAGCCGGCGTATCGTTCTATCAGGATATTTAATTTCTAACCAGGAGAGATAAAATGGCGACAATAGAAGACTTCAGGAAATTAGAGTTAAAGGTAGCCACAATAAAAGAGGTCCAGGAGCATCCTAATGCCGATAAGCTTTATGTGGTGATCGTAGATTTAGGGGATAAAACCAAACAACTCGTAGCCGGGATTAAGAATTATTACAGCAAGGAGGACCTCATAGGCAGGCAGGTAGTGGTGGTAGATAATTTAGAGCCGGCGCTATTGCGGGGCGTAGAGAGCCAAGGCATGCTTTTGGCCGCCTCTGATGAAGCAGGCATTACCATTGTCAGCCCGCAGAGAAAAGTTCAGGTAGGCAGTATTGTAAAATGATTAAACAGGTTATTCCTCAACAGTTTTGTTTAAAATGCCAGGGTTGCTGCAGGTTTAAAGAGATGGGTTCTGCCTGGTCGCCCTGCCTTTTAGACGAGGAGATACAGGATTTATTGGACCAGAAGATCCCCCCTGCGCTTATTTCTGCGCAGAAAAAACTGCTTCCCATACCCAACCCGCAGGGTGAGGGTTTTATCTGTCCTTTTTTAGAGGCAAAAGATAATAAGTGTAAAATCTATGGCTTGCGGCCCTTTGAATGCCAGTTGTACCCTTTTCTGATTAATTTAAGGGACAAGAAAGTTATCCTGACGCTGGATTTAAATTGCCCTTACGTCAGAGAACATTTAAAGGACAAAGAGTTCAAGGCTTATACTGATTATTTAATTAATTTTCTCAACTCCCCTGCTCAGGTTGAAATTTTAAAAGACAATCCCCAGATTATCCAGGCCTACGAAGAAGTCCTGGACATCATCGAATTAGGGTTACCCGATGAAGCTTAAGGATTTATCCTTAAAAGATAAAGGTCTATTCAATAAATTTTTGAAGCTGACTAGGCATGAGCTTTGCGTCTATACCTTTGAAAATATCTATATCTGGAAAAAACTTTTCGATATCCGTTGGGCGGTAATTGAAAATAGCCTCTGTGTATTTTTTAAGGATAAGATGGGCTGTTTTTTGTATCTTGCGCCTTTAGCCAAAACACAGAATCTACAAGCTATTCAGAAAGTTTTTCGGGCTTTGGACAGGTTTAATAAAAACAAAGACGTATCACGCATAGAAAATATCGAGGAGAAGGAAATTGCTTTTTATGAAAAAGCGGGTTTTATCTGCCGGAATAAGTCTTACGATTACCTGTGCCTAAGGAGTGATTTAGCCCGGTTGAGCGGCAATAAATTCAAATCTAAACGCGCCAGCTTTAATTATTTTATCAAGCACTACGCATTCCAATATCTACCCTTTTCCTCAAAAGATAGAGACGGATGTTTAAAGCTCTACGATTCCTGGATGAGAGAACGCCAGGGGAAAAATCAAGACCATATTTATCAGGCCATGCTGGAGGATAGCCGCAAATCACTGAAAAACGCGTTGGCAAATTATGCGGATTTAAATTTTACAGGAGGGCTGGTGAGAATAAATAAACAAATCAGGGCCTTTACATTCGGCTTTAAATTGAATAAAGATACCTTCTCCATATTATACGAGATAACAGACCTGTCTATCAAGGGCCTAAGCCAATTTGTCTTTAGCAGGTTCTGCCAGGATTTAAAGGGCTATAAATACATAAATATTATGGATGATTCGGGGTTAGAAAACCTGCAGAAGGTGAAGCTCTCTTATCATCCTTTAAGGCTGGTCCCGGCTTATATCGCAGAGAGAAAAAATGGATAAAAATATAGATGAAGTAGAATTTACTATCTTTGATACTGAGACAACCGGTTTAGAGCCGGAATCAGGCGACAAGATAGTAGAAATTGCCGGCATCAGGTTTATAGGCGAG is a window from the Candidatus Omnitrophota bacterium genome containing:
- a CDS encoding YkgJ family cysteine cluster protein; translated protein: MIKQVIPQQFCLKCQGCCRFKEMGSAWSPCLLDEEIQDLLDQKIPPALISAQKKLLPIPNPQGEGFICPFLEAKDNKCKIYGLRPFECQLYPFLINLRDKKVILTLDLNCPYVREHLKDKEFKAYTDYLINFLNSPAQVEILKDNPQIIQAYEEVLDIIELGLPDEA
- the metG gene encoding methionine--tRNA ligase subunit beta, yielding MATIEDFRKLELKVATIKEVQEHPNADKLYVVIVDLGDKTKQLVAGIKNYYSKEDLIGRQVVVVDNLEPALLRGVESQGMLLAASDEAGITIVSPQRKVQVGSIVK
- a CDS encoding phosphatidylglycerol lysyltransferase domain-containing protein; translation: MKLKDLSLKDKGLFNKFLKLTRHELCVYTFENIYIWKKLFDIRWAVIENSLCVFFKDKMGCFLYLAPLAKTQNLQAIQKVFRALDRFNKNKDVSRIENIEEKEIAFYEKAGFICRNKSYDYLCLRSDLARLSGNKFKSKRASFNYFIKHYAFQYLPFSSKDRDGCLKLYDSWMRERQGKNQDHIYQAMLEDSRKSLKNALANYADLNFTGGLVRINKQIRAFTFGFKLNKDTFSILYEITDLSIKGLSQFVFSRFCQDLKGYKYINIMDDSGLENLQKVKLSYHPLRLVPAYIAERKNG